Within the Glycine max cultivar Williams 82 chromosome 12, Glycine_max_v4.0, whole genome shotgun sequence genome, the region GATATTCCAAAAACGACTTTTAGGACACATGAGGGTCACTACGAATATCTCGTAATGCCTTTTGGGCTTATGAATGCCCCTTCTACTTTCCAAgaactcatgaatgaagtcttTCGTGCTTTGCTAAGACAAGGAGTATTGGTGTTCTTTGATGACATACTTGTATATAGTAGAAGCTGGGAGAAACATGTGCAATTACTAGAAACGGTGTTGGGGGTGCTGAGGGCCAACATGTTGTTTGCTAACAAGGAAAAGTGCACCTTTGGGCAGGAAAGCATTGTGTACTTGGGCCACATTATATCAATACAAGGAGTTGCAATTGATCCTGTCAAGGTCAGTAGTGTTGTTGAGTAGCCTGTCCCTAAGAATGTAAAGGGGGTTCGCGGGTTTCTAGGACTTATGGGATAttatcataaattcatcaagGATTACGGTAAGATAGCCAAACCCCTCACTGAGTTGACAAAATAAAATGGTTTCAGTTGGAATGAAAAGGCTCAAGCAACTTTTGAGGAGCTTAAGAGGAAGATTACCACAACATCGGTGTTGCAATTACCAAATTTTGATGAAGAGTTTTCTTTGGAGTGCAATGCATCTGGGACAGGAAACCAGTTTCTTATTACAGCAAAGTGTTgagtccctataatttaactAAGTCAGCTTAGGAACGAGAATTGATGGCGGTAGCACTGGCAATACAGCACTGGTGGCCTTACCTTCTGGGGCGAAAATTCATTGTGTTCTCAGATCAGAAAAGCCTCAAACAATTACTACAACAACATATCATAACTGGAGGGCAGCAAAATTGGTTGGCAAAGCTCTTAGGGTATAATTTTGAGATAATTTATAAGCTTGGAAAGGAGAACCGACAAGCTGATGCTCTGTCCCGTAGTAGAGATGAAATGGAACTGAACAATGTGATTTACTTCCCGGTATGGTTGGATTGGCAAGAAATCAATGCTGAGGTGCACACAGATgagaagttaagaaaaataatcgaAGAAGTGAAGAAAGGACAGGGGGAGAAGATCAATGCTGGATTTGTATATAGACAAGGGGtactttattataaaaatcgcCTCGTCATCCCAGAGAAATTAGCTTGGATTCCAAAATTTCTGGAAGAATTCCATGCTACTCCTGAAGGTGGTCATTCTGGTTTCTATCGCACATAAAGAAGAATAGCGGCAAATTTATATTGGAGGGGAATGAAGGCAGACGTTCAGCAGTTTGTCCAAGCTTGTGACACATGCCAAAGACAAAAATATGTTACAGCGGCCCCTAGTGGTCTCTTGCAGCCATTACCAATTCCGGAGAGGGTTTGGGAAGAGATTAGTATTGACTTCATCAATGGCTTACCAAGATCTAGAGGATTTGAAGCAATCTTGGTGGTAGTAGATCGTTTGACGAAGTATTGCCATTTTGTGCCCCTTAAACATCCTTATATTGCAAAGGCTCTTGCTGAAATTTTAGTGAGGGAGGTAGTGCAACTCCATGGAGTTCCAAATTCTATTGTGAGTGATCGAGACCCTTTATTCACgagttttttttggaaagagTTCTTTAAAATGCAAGGAACCAAACTGAAAATGAGCACAGCCTACCATCCGTAAACGGATGGACTGACTGAGGTAACAAATAGGTGCCTTGAAACATATCTATGATGCTTCATCACTGACCAACCCGAAACTTGGTTGATTTGGATGCCTTGGGCTGAGTTTTGCTTTAACACAACTTACCATGGATCTATAGGAATGACTCCTTTTGAAGCGGTGTATGGAAGACAACCACCCAAACTTGTTCCAATGGTTCAAGGGGAAGTGAGAGTAGAGGTTGTCCAACAGGATTTTATCGAGAGGGATGAAGCCTTAAGGCAGTTGAAATCTCATCTACTTCGAGCTCAGGACAGGATGAGAGCTCAAGCAAATAAGCATCAAAAGGAGAGGTATTTTGCTGTGGGTGATTTCATATTTCTGAAGCTGAAACAGAACATACAACATTTTGTAATGAATAGGGTCAATCCCAAGCTGAGTGCTAAATATTATAGGCCTTTTGAGGTTGTGGAGAAGATAGGGGAAGTGGCATATCATTTGAAATTGCCACCATCTTCAAAAATTCATCCGGTGTTCCATGTGTCCTTATTAAAAAAGGCTGTGGGGAAATACAAGGTGGAGGAGGTTCTTCCTATTGGGCTGGAGGATGATAGAGCTGAATTAATGACACCCAAGGCTATCTTGGCTACTAGGAACAATACAAAAAGGGGGGGAGACCAAAAAACAACTGTTGATACATTGGAAGGAGCAAGTTGTGGATGAGGCTACGTGGGAGGATGAGGTTACCATTCACAGCCAGTTTCCAGAATTTGGCCTTGAGGACAAGGCTTTATTTCAAGAAGAAGGTATTGATACAGACCCAAATGCTACTGGGCCTAGAGAGCCCTTGATCCAAGAAGAGAAAGGTAAGAATAGGTGGGGTAGGGTGTATGTGAGGAAAAAGCCTAGGAATGATGATGTGGCACAGTAGGAGAAATAAGTTCGTTAgaagagggagaaaaaggagtATTAGCTGTTACAAGTAGGAGGAAGGGAGGATTCCAGGATCATTCTGTTTTCTTCGTTGATATTTTGGGGAGGGAGCCTTTATGGCTACTTCTTAGGAGCCAAGCTCTAGGTAATAGGATATTTCTATCCTTCTGTATTTTCTtggttttcaataaataaaatacagttACTTTTTCTCTATATTTCTTGTGTCTTGATTTCTGCATTTTCAATATCCATCAGTTTCCATATATAATGATATACCCGTTAGTGAATCTACATCTTATGTGGACCTAGATTTTCCCTTGGACGACAAAGGCAAATGCTACAGAGAAAGTGACCAATCTTAAGCTGCATTTAAAGCTCCGTTTGTTTCTTGCGAAAGTGATTTTCCTGGCATATACTACTAACTCATTTCTCATCATCATGACCCATGTGACATATTCAGCTTCAACCACATTAATTATGCTTTCAAGTATATGTACAAATCACTGTATCACTATTGGAAAGTAGAACTACAACCCTATACATGCTCCAGGTTACCAcaattttcaatcaatcatCTAAAAGCAACACTAACACTAGCTATCACACTTTGCTTCAAATTTTGTGGCTGGTTTTCGTAGTTAGATAGAACATTTAATTGTGCGTTTGAAATAGATTTATAGtgagaaaaaaacaattaatttttctgGAGAGCgaagtaataaataattatttctactTTTTAATGGTTTCATCATGATTTTATAGGGTGAAATCAATTATGTGTATTATCCAAGCAAACTATAAATGGGCTGTAATATGAAAATGggatttttttagtaatatacattataagaatataaattgaGGAATATTCCAGGCCGTGTTACCTCAAGGCAAATGAAGACGCCTTAGGCCTATAGTTATCAAggctcttaattttttttaacatattttaatttaaatcatatatgataaaatttattttattatttataaataatttgctagtatgattatataatttaaaaatatacatacagATATTGTTgtagagaaattaaaatgtcttattatttattaaaaagttataaaaaaatcattttatattgaCTATAatccaatagaaaaaaaaattgaaataactatagaatttaaatttgatataaatgacccatagaaaatatattttggtaaaaaattatagaaatgaGAACACACATTCAGTTGGAGCTTACAATTCTTCTGGttcttcaaaaaattaattctttcgATTTTGATTAATATTGTGTGCAcatatcaaatcaaattattttcctttattgagagcttttttaataaattaaaaataaacaacttttaacttttttatttcaattacgacaattaaatttttttaaagaggatgaattttaaaagttttgatcAGCATCAACTTGACATTTTGACATTGGTCACGATCGATATCatcaccatatatatatatgggtcaCGATTGATATCATCAATATCGTAACTATTATTAATATCGTCACTATCATCAATAAGAAAATCCTTAGGCTTATTATCCAAGATCTTGTTCATAAATACTATAATGAAAGGAACATAGGAATTTGTCGCTAGGTATTTGACCAAATAAGATCGTCCAATTCTTATAGAACCTATCACTAAAATACCCCTACTAGGGGGAGATAGGGCTAAGCAGAATGAAAAGGGTTTATATTAGAACTGAAGgcatcaaaagaaattaaaaaaaaattaatactcttaattttttctgattcaaaaaaaaggataaaaatggtaaaaaaacaaaaagttgaaGTCGGCTAAACATCACTCCTCCCATATCATTTTGGAGGAGTCTAAAGGAGGCTTCTGAACCCTAACTACACCTTGGGAAAATATCCAACTCCATAATACCTCTATGTTTCTAGTAAACTTCTTACTATAATAACTCCTACTTGCCTGCCACATGAAAAATTGAACCAAAGCTAGAACCTTCATCTTCCAAAATCCAACTCCAGGTCTTTTCCTGATCACCCACCTCCTCAACTTCTTGAAGAAAGTCATATGCATTCTTACATGAGTAAACTCCTTTAGTGTTATGATTCCAAACCATAAATCTAGTGTACCCTCAACAAAATTTGGATTCATTTACTCAATGAGGACATGAATCTCATCAGATATTGCTATGTATAGGGAGTTCAAATTCCAGTCCCTATTACTCCACATAGTTCTCACTTTCAACCCATCATAGATATCAATCCATGGGACCTGAAATGGCAAGGGCTTCTTAGTGATCCAAGAGTCATACCAAAAACAACTTCCCTATTACCCAACTTCATTCTAACCCTTCTTGAAAATGCTTCATCACTTTCATGATTGCATTCCAAGTCATCGACCCCTTTCTACCTTCTGCCATGAATAGGTTCTCATCTAGAAAATACTTATCTCTTAACAATGAAACCCATAATTGGTTGTTTAGGTGAAGGAGATCCCAAACTAACTTGcccaatatattaatattatggtTTCTTGCTACTCTCACTCGCAAGCCACCACCTTCTTTAGGCTCAGTGATCACATCCCAGTTCACCAAGTGCACCCTTCTACTATTATTGCCTCTCCAAATAAAACCCCTTATACATCTATCAATAAATTCACATATGTATTGGGGGTACCAAACTACCTGCATATCATAAGATGGTAACAAACCTAACATCGAATTGGCTAACACCAACCGCCCTGGCTTATTTAAAAGCTTACCCTTTCACATTGGCAGTTTCAAGCTTACCTCCTTAACAAGCTCTTTATAGTCATCACTTCCCAAATTCCTATGAGCCATTTTTAAAGCTAGATACTTCCCTAGGCTCTCTTAGTGACTACTCTTGAGGCTAAAGCTCAAGATTTCTCCATATTAATCTTTATACCAGAATATTCACAAAAGGAATTCAAAATATCTTGAGCAACCACAACTTGAGTGCTTGTAGCCTTCACAAATAACAACACATCATCTACGAAGAAAAGATGCATGTGATATGCTAGGGCccaaacttgaaacttgaatagGATCCATCTCTATTTCTCAACCTCTTTAACCATCATAGCATCCAGCCTCTCCATACAAAGTATGAATAAGTAAGGGGATAGAGGGGGCCCTTGCCAGAGCCCTCTTTTCGACATAAAGCTATCTAGCCTGTCCCCATTTCACAACACTAAAATGTTGGTTGATTGAATCTGATGCATGATTAACAAACTATCACTTTTGGAAAACATAACAaccttgtagaagcaaagcttcgtgatgaatcaagattgattcaaatatgttttgatgataacaaaggtgatgacaaaaagcttaaaggtcaatcaaagaatgagttcaagatgtttaagatgttcaagattgaatcaagaacacttcaaggttcaagaggaaagttaatttcaagaatcaagaatcaagattcaaggttcaagcttccaagaatcaagatcaagactcaagattcaagaatcaagagaatacttaatcaagataagtatgaaaaggttttttgaaaaactgagtagcacatggattttctcaaaacatgtttaccaaagagtttttactctctggtaatcgattaccagattgttgtaatcgattaccagtagcaaaatgtttttgaaaattttttcaaatgaatttacaacgttccaattgatttcaaaaagttgtaatcgattacattgttttggtaatcgattaccagtgcctttgaacgttgaaattcaaattcaaatgtgaagagtcgcatcctttcacataaaagctttgtgtaatcaattacactgatttggtaattgattaccaatgattgtttctgaataaatcaaaagatgtaactcttcaaatggttttttactttttcaaattggttttaagtttttctaaaagtcataactcttctaaatggttctcttgaccagacatgaagagtctataaaagtaagactttgttttgcatttaatAATCATATCAATCCAATACAattctttacaagccttgaatctctttgaacttcttcttcttccttttgtgccaaaagctttccaaaagttttttggttttctaaaccttgaaaacttgtgccattcattattttcatctcttctccctttgccaaaaagaattcgccaaggactaaccgcctgaattctttttgtgtctctcttctcccttttccaaaagaacgaaagactaaccgcctgaattcttttgtgtctcccttctcccttgtcaaagaattcaaaatgacacagtctgagaattcttttgattcttccctttcccttatacaaaagatttcaaaggactaaccgcttgagaattcttttgtatccccattcacaaagtatatatcaaaggtt harbors:
- the LOC102666716 gene encoding uncharacterized protein; protein product: MAVALAIQHWWPYLLGRKFIVFSDQKSLKQLLQQHIITGGQQNWLAKLLGYNFEIIYKLGKENRQADALSRSRDEMELNNVIYFPVWLDWQEINAEVHTDEKLRKIIEEVKKGQGEKINAGFVYRQGVLYYKNRLVIPEKLAWIPKFLEEFHATPEGGHSGFYRT